A genomic segment from Legionella micdadei encodes:
- the corA gene encoding magnesium/cobalt transporter CorA, which yields MAHYKRKSSAKAGMLPGTAVYVGKNPPATTHVSVHIYDVKSYKKLKTFQPELIRQALAKKQHVWVDVCGLADAQQITRICAEFSVHPLIIEDILNTDQRSKLDDLEDCLFIIFKLLDTPTHNLVYNVEQLSMVLKETLLLSFRETDRYDFAPIDRRLKAKEPIIREQDSEYLCYMIMDCIIDDYFNFVEECEQILEKMENLLIKNPSAINLSELYAIKRRTMTLRKIIAPLHDIIHILVIDQKHLLNGKYLLYYRDLFDHTARLLESIDLQRETINGILEMYLSTLNTRMNETMKILTVFASLFIPLTFIAGIYGMNFVYMPELKWHYAYPAVLLIMLILAILMFCYFKRKRLL from the coding sequence ATGGCTCACTACAAAAGAAAATCCTCGGCCAAGGCAGGAATGTTGCCTGGGACTGCCGTTTATGTTGGCAAAAATCCTCCTGCAACAACCCACGTTTCAGTTCATATCTATGATGTCAAAAGTTATAAGAAACTGAAAACCTTTCAACCCGAGCTCATTCGTCAAGCATTAGCGAAAAAACAGCACGTCTGGGTCGACGTTTGCGGGCTTGCTGATGCACAGCAAATTACCCGCATCTGTGCCGAATTTTCCGTCCACCCCTTAATCATTGAAGACATCTTAAATACTGATCAACGATCTAAATTAGACGATCTTGAAGATTGCCTCTTTATTATTTTTAAACTACTTGATACCCCCACCCACAATCTCGTCTATAACGTCGAACAGCTTAGTATGGTCTTAAAAGAAACTCTTTTACTCAGCTTTCGCGAAACAGATAGATACGATTTCGCACCTATTGATAGGAGGCTAAAAGCCAAGGAACCCATCATCAGAGAACAAGACAGCGAGTACCTCTGTTACATGATTATGGATTGCATCATTGACGATTATTTTAATTTTGTCGAAGAGTGTGAGCAGATTCTTGAAAAAATGGAAAATTTGTTAATAAAAAACCCTTCGGCTATTAATCTGTCAGAATTGTACGCAATAAAAAGACGGACAATGACCTTACGAAAAATCATCGCCCCCCTACACGATATTATTCATATCCTTGTCATTGATCAAAAGCATTTACTTAATGGAAAATACCTTCTCTATTATCGCGACTTATTTGACCATACCGCCCGTCTACTTGAATCCATTGATTTGCAGCGGGAAACAATCAACGGCATTTTAGAAATGTATCTATCCACACTGAACACCCGTATGAATGAAACAATGAAAATTCTAACTGTCTTTGCCAGCCTTTTTATCCCCTTAACGTTCATTGCCGGGATTTATGGGATGAATTTTGTCTACATGCCAGAATTAAAATGGCACTATGCTTATCCGGCTGTGCTACTCATTATGTTAATCTTGGCTATTCTTATGTTTTGTTACTTTAAGCGTAAGCGATTGCTTTAA
- a CDS encoding VUT family protein, protein MAAFSIGLSKRSYMSLTVSMMTCLILLINVSFKIIELHGLIFTASSVLCPLVAIIYLIVLRECSIVQQRHILNQCLLALYLFSIGIYLLVNLPAAENMHDNPTYQIVFEAIPKKFFASTIAFAISFYLPHLFCCARKTVILISPKGRLLLALLGGYAFFSFNFLLLFSHPLIQNFQQIYTDSLIVSGGILLLVGVVHSTSLFMLKPVKTALERNTLPAYLSMPLYHYLVSFSVTILLICLACEYRLVSLPEGFTLGASGLLFPLTIVVSNLIGELFGYRANLRLAVVLILVELTFDLLLMGAVALPAPEFFNLNPFYSYILPRRIPAGTLALFVTFVGNAMLLENLKYAGLNLSRSMRILIANVISSSLLCLVNYSLLYGGVYSYDQIFSLAVSSWAYKIIATLVSLPFVVWLCNRCCKQTQTALHSATIAKNSSLFDS, encoded by the coding sequence ATGGCTGCCTTCTCAATTGGATTATCGAAACGAAGCTACATGTCGCTTACAGTGAGTATGATGACATGCCTTATCTTATTGATTAATGTCTCCTTTAAAATTATTGAGCTGCACGGACTAATTTTTACAGCAAGTAGTGTCCTCTGCCCTTTAGTTGCCATTATCTATTTAATTGTTTTACGAGAATGCAGCATCGTGCAGCAGAGGCATATTCTTAACCAATGCTTACTTGCTTTATACTTATTTTCAATAGGCATTTATCTGTTGGTAAATTTACCGGCCGCTGAAAACATGCATGATAACCCTACTTATCAGATTGTTTTCGAAGCTATCCCTAAAAAATTCTTTGCATCGACGATTGCCTTCGCTATTAGTTTTTATTTACCCCATTTATTTTGTTGTGCACGAAAAACAGTTATATTGATTTCCCCAAAAGGGCGTCTTCTGCTCGCTTTACTAGGAGGATACGCTTTTTTTAGTTTCAATTTTCTGTTGTTATTCTCCCATCCTCTGATCCAAAATTTCCAGCAAATTTATACTGATTCTTTGATTGTGAGCGGAGGGATCTTGTTATTGGTTGGTGTTGTTCACTCAACTTCTCTTTTTATGCTGAAGCCAGTTAAGACCGCTCTGGAAAGAAACACTTTGCCTGCATATTTATCTATGCCTTTGTATCATTACCTCGTCAGCTTTTCAGTGACTATTTTATTGATTTGCTTGGCTTGCGAGTATCGCTTAGTTTCATTGCCTGAAGGATTTACTTTAGGGGCAAGCGGCCTGTTGTTCCCCCTAACCATTGTAGTAAGCAATCTCATTGGTGAATTGTTTGGCTATAGGGCTAATTTACGGTTAGCTGTCGTGCTTATTTTAGTTGAATTAACGTTTGATTTATTATTGATGGGTGCTGTGGCCTTACCTGCGCCGGAATTTTTTAATTTGAACCCTTTTTATTCTTATATACTTCCGCGCCGAATCCCGGCTGGGACTTTAGCCTTATTCGTTACTTTTGTTGGCAATGCCATGTTGCTTGAAAACTTGAAGTATGCTGGCCTTAACCTTAGCCGAAGCATGCGGATTTTAATTGCTAACGTGATTTCCTCTTCCTTGCTTTGCTTGGTCAATTATAGCCTCTTGTATGGTGGGGTTTACTCCTACGATCAAATTTTTAGTTTGGCCGTAAGCTCTTGGGCTTACAAAATAATAGCGACTTTAGTGAGTTTACCTTTCGTGGTATGGCTGTGTAATCGATGCTGCAAACAAACCCAAACGGCTTTGCATTCGGCAACAATAGCTAAAAATAGCAGTCTATTCGACTCATAA
- the ptsP gene encoding phosphoenolpyruvate--protein phosphotransferase, whose amino-acid sequence MLKILKRIVQDVTTASHLTEALSILVQRVRKAVDADAVSVFLIDNKHAEYVLIATDGLNKQAESRVRVGLESGLIGLVGRREEPINIEDAPSHPDFHHNPLLGEEHLLSFLGVPIIQHRKLYGVLSVQRAENRCFDDAEEAFLITLAAQLGGVIAHAEATGELAQLTQPKPAGTTKGEAVSVALTGVGSVPGIGIGTAVVVYPAADIDSVPRHTVDGVDEEVEAFFEALQAAREDMQRLSRRMKATVAEDEHALFDVYLRILDKDSLGAEVEQVIREERISAQAALSVVIKKHVQQFESMEDDYLRERASDFRDLGRRVLAELQRAQREEIAYPRRTILIGEEITASALAEVPEGQLVGVVSAKGANNSHVAILARALGVPTVMGVRGLKVEHLSRRAVVVDGYFGHVYVSPSRAIFSEFKKLAREEQELNQSLVSLRDKPAETLDNYRVSLQVNTGLAMDAGLSMSVGAEGVGLYRSEVPFMSRDRFPSEDEQYIIYRQILKAFAPRYVTMRTLDIGGDKILPYFPVTEDNPYLGWRGIRVTLDHPDVFLMQVRAMMRASEELNNLRIMLPMVTNLSEVEEAVFLVEQAFEELLEEGCLIEKPKLGVMVEVPAAVYLAKELAKRVDFLSVGSNDLTQYLLAVDRNNARVAGIYDSFHPAMLRTLMKVVEGGHAAGVEVSICGEMASDPLAVMLLLAMGFDTLSMNSTSLPRVKWVIRNITLAHARKVLADVLELEHPAEIRLHLQRALEEEGLGTLVRAGRA is encoded by the coding sequence ATGTTAAAAATACTGAAACGAATCGTCCAGGATGTAACTACAGCAAGCCATTTAACTGAAGCACTATCTATTCTTGTGCAGCGGGTACGCAAAGCAGTTGATGCTGACGCCGTTTCTGTATTTCTGATAGACAATAAACACGCCGAATACGTACTGATTGCCACCGATGGCTTGAATAAACAAGCTGAATCCAGAGTGCGTGTAGGCTTAGAGAGCGGTCTTATTGGTCTGGTTGGCAGGCGTGAAGAACCCATTAATATCGAAGATGCGCCTTCTCACCCCGATTTTCATCATAATCCCTTGCTTGGTGAAGAGCATCTGCTCTCCTTCTTAGGCGTCCCTATTATCCAACACAGGAAGCTCTACGGTGTATTGTCCGTTCAACGTGCGGAAAACCGCTGCTTTGATGATGCTGAAGAGGCTTTCCTAATTACCTTGGCTGCCCAACTTGGCGGCGTGATTGCCCATGCTGAGGCAACAGGGGAATTAGCCCAGCTCACACAGCCTAAACCGGCCGGGACAACTAAAGGGGAAGCAGTTTCTGTTGCCCTGACTGGGGTTGGTTCAGTACCTGGGATCGGGATTGGAACTGCGGTAGTGGTCTATCCTGCAGCGGATATTGATTCTGTCCCGCGCCATACTGTCGATGGGGTTGATGAAGAAGTTGAAGCCTTTTTTGAAGCGCTACAAGCTGCGCGTGAAGACATGCAACGCCTAAGCCGGCGCATGAAAGCCACCGTTGCTGAAGACGAGCATGCCTTATTTGATGTTTATTTACGTATCCTTGATAAGGATAGTCTAGGCGCAGAAGTTGAACAGGTTATCCGTGAAGAGAGAATCAGTGCACAAGCCGCTTTGTCCGTCGTTATCAAAAAACACGTGCAGCAATTTGAAAGTATGGAAGATGATTATCTTCGGGAGCGAGCCAGCGATTTTCGTGATTTAGGCCGCCGGGTACTTGCTGAGTTACAGCGTGCTCAGCGTGAAGAAATTGCCTACCCCCGCCGTACAATCTTAATTGGTGAGGAAATTACCGCTTCCGCCCTAGCGGAGGTGCCTGAGGGGCAATTAGTTGGCGTCGTGTCAGCGAAGGGAGCGAATAATTCCCATGTGGCAATTTTGGCCCGTGCTCTGGGAGTTCCCACTGTAATGGGGGTTCGCGGGCTTAAGGTTGAACATCTGTCGCGGAGGGCTGTTGTAGTCGATGGTTATTTTGGCCACGTTTATGTTTCTCCATCCAGAGCTATCTTTTCTGAGTTTAAAAAATTAGCGCGGGAAGAGCAGGAACTGAACCAAAGTTTAGTGAGTTTGCGTGACAAGCCCGCTGAAACGTTGGATAACTACCGTGTTTCTTTGCAGGTTAATACCGGTCTTGCGATGGATGCGGGATTGTCAATGAGCGTGGGTGCTGAGGGCGTAGGTCTATACCGTTCGGAAGTCCCTTTCATGAGTCGGGATCGCTTCCCCTCAGAAGATGAGCAATACATTATTTATCGTCAAATTCTCAAGGCTTTCGCGCCGCGGTACGTCACGATGCGTACGTTGGATATCGGTGGTGACAAAATCCTTCCCTATTTTCCTGTTACAGAAGATAACCCTTATTTAGGTTGGCGTGGTATCCGGGTGACTCTCGATCACCCCGATGTTTTCTTAATGCAGGTTCGCGCGATGATGCGTGCAAGTGAAGAGCTAAATAATTTGCGCATTATGTTGCCAATGGTCACTAACCTGAGCGAAGTGGAAGAGGCTGTATTTCTTGTGGAACAAGCTTTTGAAGAATTATTAGAAGAAGGTTGCCTTATTGAAAAACCCAAACTTGGAGTCATGGTTGAAGTGCCCGCTGCTGTGTACCTCGCGAAAGAATTGGCAAAACGAGTCGATTTTCTTTCCGTGGGCAGCAACGATCTAACCCAATATCTCCTTGCTGTCGATCGAAACAATGCCCGCGTTGCTGGCATTTATGATTCCTTCCATCCTGCCATGTTACGTACGCTTATGAAGGTAGTCGAGGGTGGCCATGCTGCGGGTGTGGAGGTCAGTATTTGTGGTGAGATGGCTTCTGATCCATTAGCAGTAATGTTATTGCTCGCTATGGGGTTTGATACTTTAAGCATGAACTCAACCAGCTTGCCGCGTGTCAAATGGGTTATTCGCAATATCACCTTAGCGCATGCGCGCAAAGTGCTCGCAGATGTACTTGAGTTGGAGCACCCTGCTGAAATCAGGTTGCATTTGCAACGAGCTTTGGAGGAAGAGGGATTAGGCACCTTGGTTCGGGCAGGCCGAGCGTGA
- the ansA gene encoding asparaginase: MKKRILILNTGGTISSIKASHGYEPALGYVQTALAEIPALKHAEMPDYTIKEYQPLLDSSNMTVSDWNRIASDIDAEYNNFDGFVIFHGTDTMAYTASALSFMLEHLSKPVIVTGSQIPLSEVRNDAMDNVITSLWLCAHQPINEVCIYFNQQLMRGNRAQKVSSERFNAFDSPNFPHLATVGISIELHKELLLPPPQQGFHLQTISPQFIANFRLFPGFSAKVLDYILQQPIRGLILETYGSGNAQNNDPHFLKILQEACERGVVIVNCSQCQQGRVEMSQYATGYTLKQAGLISGHDMTPEAAHCKLLYLFSKNLDNQHVKDLMEKNLCGELSLSS; this comes from the coding sequence ATGAAAAAACGTATTCTCATTCTTAATACCGGCGGTACGATTAGTTCCATTAAAGCAAGCCACGGCTATGAACCTGCGTTAGGTTATGTACAAACCGCCCTAGCAGAAATTCCCGCGTTAAAGCATGCGGAAATGCCCGATTACACGATTAAGGAATATCAACCGTTACTTGATTCTTCGAATATGACAGTTAGCGATTGGAACCGTATTGCCAGTGACATTGATGCTGAATATAACAATTTTGATGGCTTCGTGATATTTCACGGCACTGACACTATGGCCTATACAGCTTCGGCATTGTCTTTCATGCTGGAACATCTATCTAAACCTGTCATCGTCACAGGATCGCAAATTCCATTATCTGAAGTGCGCAATGATGCAATGGACAATGTGATTACTTCCTTATGGCTTTGCGCACATCAGCCCATTAATGAAGTCTGCATCTATTTCAACCAGCAGTTGATGCGTGGTAATCGAGCGCAAAAAGTCAGTTCCGAACGTTTCAATGCGTTTGATTCTCCCAATTTCCCGCATTTAGCAACCGTTGGTATTAGTATTGAGCTTCATAAAGAGCTTCTGCTCCCCCCTCCGCAACAAGGGTTTCACTTACAAACCATAAGCCCGCAATTCATTGCTAATTTTCGCTTATTCCCTGGCTTCTCTGCAAAAGTTTTAGATTATATTTTGCAACAACCCATTCGCGGATTAATACTCGAGACCTACGGCAGCGGAAATGCCCAAAATAATGACCCGCACTTCTTAAAAATTCTGCAAGAAGCGTGTGAACGGGGTGTGGTCATCGTCAATTGCAGCCAATGCCAACAAGGAAGGGTTGAGATGAGTCAATATGCCACTGGCTACACCTTAAAACAGGCTGGCTTAATCAGCGGCCACGATATGACTCCAGAGGCCGCCCATTGCAAACTTTTGTATTTGTTCAGTAAAAATTTAGATAATCAGCACGTTAAAGATCTTATGGAAAAAAACTTATGCGGCGAGCTAAGTTTGTCATCCTAA
- a CDS encoding RNA pyrophosphohydrolase yields the protein MVIDRAGYRLNVGIILTNSSGRVFWGRRNGHDAWQFPQGGLATGETALEAMYRELREEVGLDREDVEVLGVTKRWLKYRLPKQYLRHGSEPLVIGQKQKWYLLKLVTCEQKVRLDLSDSPEFDSWRWIDYHEPPEQVIFFKRQVYAQAMKELEYLLKKRRTPFGARRRRGNHSR from the coding sequence ATGGTTATTGATCGTGCCGGATACCGGTTGAATGTTGGTATTATTCTTACCAACTCATCCGGTCGTGTTTTTTGGGGTAGACGTAACGGCCATGATGCTTGGCAATTCCCGCAAGGCGGATTAGCCACTGGGGAAACAGCGCTTGAAGCAATGTATCGAGAGTTACGCGAAGAAGTCGGTTTAGATAGAGAAGATGTAGAGGTGTTAGGCGTTACAAAACGATGGTTAAAATATCGTTTGCCAAAGCAGTATCTTCGTCATGGCAGTGAGCCTTTAGTGATCGGCCAGAAACAGAAATGGTATTTACTAAAACTAGTCACTTGTGAGCAAAAAGTTCGTTTGGATTTAAGCGATTCACCAGAATTCGACAGTTGGCGCTGGATTGATTATCACGAGCCTCCCGAGCAGGTTATTTTTTTCAAACGGCAAGTTTATGCTCAAGCTATGAAAGAATTAGAGTATCTGTTAAAGAAACGCCGCACTCCTTTTGGTGCACGACGTAGGCGAGGTAATCATAGTCGATAA
- the lgt gene encoding prolipoprotein diacylglyceryl transferase gives MLAFPQIDPVAFSLGPIKVHWYGLMYLLGFIGGWGLAQWRARHYKLDWTSEQISDLIFYGALGVIIGGRLGYMLFYNTYQFFTQPWTLFKLWEGGMSFHGGLLGVAIAMWLFSRKFKKPFLQVTDFLAPLVPLGLGAGRLGNFINGELWGRVTDVPWAMIFPHSDGQPRHPSQLYELGLEGVVLFVFLWWYAAKPRPVGRVSAMFLVGYAICRLLAECFREPDVQLGYIAFNWLTMGQLLSIPMLLIGLYCLNRGNKQ, from the coding sequence ATGTTAGCATTTCCGCAAATTGACCCGGTTGCTTTTTCGTTAGGCCCTATCAAAGTCCATTGGTATGGCCTGATGTACTTGCTTGGTTTTATTGGTGGTTGGGGTTTGGCGCAATGGCGGGCTCGACACTATAAGTTGGATTGGACTTCTGAACAAATTAGCGATTTAATTTTTTATGGGGCTTTAGGTGTCATTATCGGCGGGCGATTGGGCTACATGCTGTTTTACAATACCTATCAATTTTTCACTCAACCCTGGACTCTCTTTAAATTATGGGAAGGTGGGATGTCTTTTCATGGGGGATTGCTTGGGGTGGCCATTGCGATGTGGTTATTCTCGCGCAAATTTAAAAAACCGTTTTTACAAGTTACTGACTTCCTAGCACCACTTGTTCCTTTAGGATTGGGCGCGGGAAGATTGGGTAATTTTATTAATGGCGAATTGTGGGGTCGGGTAACAGATGTGCCTTGGGCAATGATTTTTCCTCATTCCGATGGCCAACCACGTCATCCCTCGCAACTGTATGAGTTAGGTTTGGAAGGCGTTGTTTTATTTGTTTTCCTGTGGTGGTATGCGGCAAAGCCACGACCCGTGGGCCGGGTATCTGCCATGTTTTTAGTCGGTTATGCGATTTGCCGTTTACTTGCTGAATGTTTTCGTGAGCCCGATGTGCAGTTAGGTTATATCGCATTTAATTGGCTGACTATGGGGCAATTATTATCCATCCCGATGCTATTGATCGGGTTGTATTGTTTAAACCGGGGAAACAAACAATGA
- a CDS encoding sulfite exporter TauE/SafE family protein: MSLIEILSHGSLYILAGIAAGLVSGIMGIGGGIVVVPALAFIFNHKANFPQELVMQMAAATSLAVMLFTSQSSIRTHYKQGGILWSVYQRLWPGIVVGAISGALLSHQLSTFWLRMLFGFFLLFVSIKMLADMSKKEIKPYHFPPTWVNWLINFFIGCIAGLLGVGGGALTVPYLSYCNLEIIKIAPISALSTLTVAAVGTVVFIITGANEPGLPAYSTGFVYWPAVLCIAIPSSFFAPLGAKLTYVVPVKQLKYGFIALLIVTAIDLLVIRTLF; this comes from the coding sequence ATGAGTCTAATTGAAATTCTTTCTCATGGCAGCCTCTATATTTTAGCAGGCATAGCGGCAGGGTTGGTGTCCGGCATTATGGGAATAGGCGGCGGTATCGTAGTTGTACCTGCTTTGGCTTTTATTTTTAATCATAAGGCGAATTTCCCCCAAGAATTAGTGATGCAAATGGCTGCAGCTACCTCTTTAGCTGTGATGCTTTTTACTTCTCAATCATCCATACGCACGCATTATAAACAAGGTGGTATTTTGTGGAGCGTGTATCAACGCTTATGGCCAGGGATCGTGGTCGGTGCTATCAGTGGTGCTTTACTTTCCCATCAATTATCGACTTTTTGGCTGAGAATGCTATTTGGCTTTTTCTTGCTGTTTGTATCCATTAAAATGCTTGCTGATATGAGTAAAAAGGAAATTAAACCCTACCATTTCCCTCCCACTTGGGTTAATTGGCTAATTAATTTTTTCATAGGCTGTATAGCGGGTTTACTGGGAGTAGGTGGGGGTGCTTTGACAGTTCCGTATCTTAGTTATTGTAATTTAGAAATAATAAAAATTGCGCCGATTTCTGCTTTATCGACATTAACTGTGGCAGCAGTGGGTACGGTTGTTTTTATCATTACGGGGGCAAACGAACCCGGATTACCAGCCTATAGTACCGGTTTTGTTTATTGGCCAGCTGTTTTGTGCATTGCAATTCCTAGTAGTTTTTTTGCGCCTCTCGGTGCAAAATTAACTTATGTTGTACCGGTCAAGCAATTGAAGTATGGTTTTATTGCGTTACTGATCGTAACTGCTATTGATTTACTTGTTATACGAACACTTTTTTAA
- the glmU gene encoding bifunctional UDP-N-acetylglucosamine diphosphorylase/glucosamine-1-phosphate N-acetyltransferase GlmU — MSLQIVILAAGQGKRMYSKTPKVLHCLAGKPMLQWVIETAQQLNPDAIHVVYGHGGEEIKSALNHSPVNWILQAEQLGTGHAVKQALTHIPTQSQVLILSGDVPLIRAETLRGLIKGSLPNEKKPAPLSLLVAILDNPTGLGRIIRNESGEIQAIIEEKDATAEQKQIKEIYSGICCAPAADLARWLPKLNAHNAQGEYYLTDIIAMAVAENLPITSIQAKDIMEIQGVNNRLQLQQLERVWQKQVAEQLMLSGVSISDANRLDIRGELQCGQDVFIDVNVILSGKVSLGKGCRIGPNCVLTNVVLGENCEIFANSVLEDCVLDNNCHIGPFARIRPGTKLAAGCKIGNFVETKNAVFAEGTKASHLSYLGDVTIGKEVNIGAGTITCNYDGANKHQTIIEDGVFIGSDTQLVAPVRIGANATIGAGSTIRKDVPEGELTLTVSKQKTILGWKRPVKK; from the coding sequence ATGTCACTGCAAATAGTCATTTTAGCTGCCGGCCAAGGCAAACGAATGTATTCTAAGACCCCCAAAGTGCTTCACTGTTTGGCTGGCAAGCCAATGCTGCAATGGGTCATAGAAACTGCACAGCAATTAAATCCAGATGCTATCCATGTTGTTTATGGCCATGGAGGTGAAGAAATAAAATCAGCGTTAAACCATTCACCTGTAAATTGGATTCTTCAAGCTGAACAATTAGGTACTGGCCACGCCGTAAAACAGGCACTTACCCATATCCCTACCCAATCCCAGGTATTAATCCTTTCAGGCGATGTACCGCTAATCCGCGCAGAAACCCTTCGCGGGCTAATTAAAGGCAGCCTCCCTAATGAAAAAAAACCAGCACCGCTTAGTCTGCTCGTTGCGATTCTTGATAATCCAACAGGGCTTGGACGCATTATTCGCAATGAATCAGGTGAAATTCAGGCCATTATTGAAGAAAAAGATGCCACTGCTGAGCAAAAACAGATTAAAGAAATTTACAGCGGCATTTGTTGCGCACCGGCCGCAGACTTAGCGCGTTGGTTACCTAAATTGAATGCTCATAATGCTCAAGGCGAATATTATCTTACTGATATTATCGCAATGGCGGTCGCAGAGAATTTGCCAATTACTTCAATCCAAGCCAAGGACATCATGGAGATTCAAGGTGTCAACAATCGCCTGCAACTTCAGCAGCTAGAACGTGTTTGGCAGAAACAGGTTGCCGAGCAATTGATGCTTTCTGGCGTGAGCATCAGCGATGCGAACCGCTTGGATATCCGAGGTGAGCTTCAGTGCGGCCAAGATGTGTTCATCGATGTAAACGTGATTTTAAGCGGCAAAGTGAGCTTGGGCAAAGGTTGTCGTATTGGCCCTAATTGTGTATTAACGAATGTGGTCTTGGGCGAAAACTGCGAAATTTTTGCTAATTCCGTGTTAGAAGATTGTGTACTCGATAACAATTGCCATATTGGTCCTTTCGCACGCATTAGACCGGGAACTAAGCTCGCTGCCGGTTGCAAAATCGGCAATTTTGTGGAAACTAAAAATGCTGTTTTTGCTGAAGGAACGAAAGCGAGCCACTTAAGTTATTTGGGCGATGTTACGATTGGAAAGGAAGTCAACATCGGTGCAGGAACCATCACTTGTAATTATGACGGGGCAAACAAGCATCAAACAATTATCGAAGACGGTGTTTTTATCGGCTCTGATACGCAATTGGTAGCACCCGTGCGCATCGGTGCCAATGCAACGATTGGTGCAGGAAGCACTATCCGCAAAGATGTTCCGGAAGGGGAACTCACTTTGACGGTGAGTAAGCAAAAAACAATTCTTGGCTGGAAAAGACCCGTCAAAAAATAA